The Actinocatenispora sera genome has a window encoding:
- the pth gene encoding aminoacyl-tRNA hydrolase, with the protein MSGPFVVVGLGNPGPEYATHRHNAGFLVADVLAGRLGAAFKRHGRAKAQVAEGWLGGPGGSKLVVVKPQSFMNLAGGPVAAVAAFYSVGVDRLVVVHDELDLPYGSVRLKRGGGEGGHNGLRSISRSLGSKEYARVRFGIGRPPGRQDPADFVLKPFSSVERKELDVLVEQAADAAEAVVEHGVEWAQNSFHAT; encoded by the coding sequence GTGTCCGGACCGTTCGTGGTGGTCGGGTTGGGCAATCCGGGCCCGGAGTACGCGACGCACCGGCACAATGCCGGGTTCCTGGTGGCGGATGTGTTGGCGGGCCGGTTGGGTGCGGCGTTCAAGCGGCATGGCCGGGCGAAGGCGCAGGTCGCGGAGGGCTGGTTGGGTGGCCCGGGCGGTTCCAAGCTGGTGGTGGTGAAGCCGCAGTCGTTCATGAATCTGGCGGGTGGGCCGGTGGCGGCGGTCGCGGCGTTCTACTCGGTCGGGGTGGATCGGCTGGTCGTGGTGCACGACGAGCTGGATCTGCCGTACGGGTCGGTCCGGCTCAAGCGCGGTGGCGGCGAGGGTGGTCACAACGGCCTGCGGTCGATCTCGCGGTCGCTGGGCAGCAAGGAGTACGCGCGGGTCAGGTTCGGGATCGGCCGGCCGCCGGGCCGTCAGGATCCGGCCGACTTCGTGTTGAAGCCGTTCTCCTCGGTGGAGCGCAAGGAGCTCGACGTGCTGGTGGAGCAGGCGGCAGATGCGGCGGAGGCGGTCGTGGAGCATGGGGTGGAGTGGGCCCAGAACTCGTTCCACGCAACGTAA
- a CDS encoding 50S ribosomal protein L25/general stress protein Ctc translates to MSEVRISAEPRTEFGKGGARRTRRAGKIPAVLYGHGEKPKHVALPAHEFTNALRHGGANQLFTIELADGARTLALPKALQRDPIKDTIDHVDLLIVRRGEKVAVEVAVHITGEMAKESDGLVVQDLDTLAVNVEATHVPEQFEVSIEGLGVGDRVLAGQVPLPEGAELTGDPEATVVSIVAAPSAAQVEAETSTEGGAEASAAEEAEKVEA, encoded by the coding sequence GTGTCCGAGGTCCGTATCAGCGCCGAGCCCCGCACAGAGTTCGGCAAGGGTGGTGCCCGCCGTACTCGTCGGGCAGGGAAGATTCCCGCCGTGCTGTACGGCCACGGCGAGAAGCCGAAGCATGTCGCACTGCCGGCGCACGAGTTCACCAACGCGTTGCGTCACGGTGGGGCGAACCAGCTGTTCACGATCGAGTTGGCGGACGGCGCGCGCACCCTGGCGCTGCCGAAGGCGCTGCAGCGCGACCCGATCAAGGACACCATCGACCACGTCGATCTGCTGATCGTGCGGCGCGGCGAGAAGGTCGCGGTCGAGGTGGCGGTGCACATCACCGGCGAGATGGCCAAGGAGTCCGACGGCCTGGTGGTGCAGGATCTGGACACGCTGGCGGTGAACGTCGAGGCGACGCACGTGCCGGAGCAGTTCGAGGTGTCGATCGAGGGTCTGGGTGTCGGTGACCGGGTGCTGGCGGGGCAGGTGCCGCTGCCGGAGGGCGCCGAGCTGACCGGTGACCCGGAGGCGACCGTGGTGTCGATCGTGGCGGCGCCGAGCGCCGCGCAGGTCGAGGCGGAGACCTCGACGGAGGGCGGTGCGGAGGCGTCGGCGGCCGAGGAGGCCGAGAAGGTCGAGGCCTGA
- a CDS encoding sugar transferase: MVDVAAPAARPLPAVDLPVAVGPARTRVRRRPWESRYLLAMLAGDLAVGLLAGAIGFSARFGPDVTAYNRVYLLVVALLPVGWVAALAANHAYEKRRLFVGTAEYERVLRAGVTLAAVVTVGSYLAEVRLSRGYVVIVLPLAVVATVLVRFALRQWLHRRRAAGRHLRRVVVLGHRRAVAQVCRQLHRERHHGLQVVGACVPRRRPRPTLGPVPDLGVPVLGTFADAGAAVAAAEADTVMVLSCPELDGVALRRLAWRLERVDVDLIVASALIDVAGRTTIRPVDGLPMLHVDHARLRGSARAAKALVDRCGAALLLLVLAPLLAAVAVAIKLDSPGPVLYRQGRVGRDGAVFAIWKFRSMYVDADARLAELARLDEGAGVLFKIRDDPRVTRIGRYLRRFSVDELPQLVNVLVGQMSLVGPRPPLPAEVARYPADMLRRLVVKPGLTGLWQVSGRSDLPWEEAIRLDLRYVETWSLSLDLVILLRTVTAVVRTSGAY; encoded by the coding sequence ATGGTGGACGTGGCGGCGCCCGCGGCGCGTCCGTTGCCTGCGGTGGATCTGCCGGTGGCCGTCGGGCCGGCGCGGACCCGGGTGCGGCGCCGGCCGTGGGAGTCCCGGTACCTGCTGGCGATGCTGGCCGGTGACCTGGCGGTCGGGCTGCTGGCCGGCGCGATCGGCTTCTCGGCCCGGTTCGGTCCCGATGTGACCGCCTACAACAGGGTGTACCTGCTGGTCGTGGCGCTGTTGCCGGTGGGCTGGGTGGCGGCGCTGGCGGCCAATCACGCGTACGAGAAGCGCCGGTTGTTCGTCGGTACGGCGGAGTACGAGCGGGTGTTGCGGGCCGGCGTGACGCTGGCCGCGGTGGTGACGGTCGGGTCGTACCTGGCGGAGGTGCGGCTGTCCCGCGGGTACGTGGTGATCGTGTTGCCGCTGGCGGTGGTGGCGACGGTACTGGTTCGGTTCGCGTTGCGGCAGTGGCTGCACCGGCGGCGGGCGGCGGGACGGCACCTGCGGCGGGTGGTGGTGCTGGGGCACCGGCGGGCGGTGGCGCAGGTGTGCCGGCAGCTGCACCGCGAGCGCCACCACGGGTTGCAGGTGGTGGGCGCGTGCGTGCCGCGGCGGCGGCCCCGGCCGACCCTGGGCCCGGTGCCCGACCTGGGGGTGCCGGTGCTGGGTACCTTCGCCGACGCGGGTGCGGCGGTGGCGGCGGCGGAGGCGGACACGGTGATGGTGCTGTCCTGCCCGGAACTGGACGGGGTGGCGCTGCGCCGGCTGGCCTGGCGGCTGGAGCGGGTGGACGTGGACCTGATCGTGGCGAGCGCGCTGATCGACGTGGCGGGGCGGACCACGATCCGACCGGTGGACGGGCTGCCGATGCTGCATGTCGATCATGCCCGGCTGCGCGGGTCGGCGCGGGCGGCGAAGGCGCTGGTGGACCGGTGCGGTGCGGCGTTGTTGCTGCTGGTGCTGGCGCCGCTGCTGGCCGCGGTGGCGGTGGCGATCAAGCTGGACTCGCCGGGCCCGGTGCTGTACCGGCAGGGCCGGGTCGGCCGGGACGGCGCGGTGTTTGCGATCTGGAAGTTCCGCAGCATGTACGTCGACGCGGACGCCCGGCTCGCCGAGCTGGCCCGGCTGGACGAGGGCGCCGGGGTGTTGTTCAAGATCCGGGACGATCCGCGGGTCACCCGGATCGGCCGGTACCTGCGCCGGTTTTCCGTGGACGAGCTCCCCCAACTGGTGAACGTCCTGGTCGGGCAGATGTCGCTGGTCGGGCCGCGGCCCCCGCTGCCGGCCGAGGTGGCCCGCTACCCCGCGGACATGCTGCGCAGGCTGGTGGTCAAGCCTGGCCTGACCGGGTTGTGGCAGGTGTCGGGACGATCCGACCTGCCGTGGGAGGAGGCGATCCGCCTCGACCTGCGGTACGTCGAGACCTGGTCCCTGTCGTTGGACCTGGTGATCCTGCTGCGTACCGTTACGGCCGTGGTACGAACGTCCGGAGCCTACTGA